The genomic window CGCTCGGCGTGACGGTGCTGATCACCACGCTGGCGGTGATGAGCGGCTTCCAGAAGGAGATCCGCGGCCGCCTGCTGCAGATGACTGCGCACACCACCATCAGCCGCGACGGTGAGCCGATGCCGGACTGGATGCGCGTGGTCGACGTGGCCAACAAGGACCCGCGCGTGGCCGGCGCCGCGCCGTACATCGAGATCCAGTCGATGGTCAGCGGCCCGCGCGTGCAGGGAGCGATCATCCAGGGCATCGATCCGGCGCTGGAACCGAACGTGTCGGTGATCAACAAGAAGGTCACCAAGGGCAGCTACGACAGCCTGACCCCGGGCAGTTTCAACCTGCTGCTGGGCAAGGAGCTGGCGATCTGGCTGGGCGTGGACGTGGGCGACCAGGTGCTGGTGACGTTCGCCGAAGTACAGGGCACGCCTGCCGGTGCGGTACCCCGGATGAAACGCTTCACCGTCAGCGGGATCTTCGAGGCCGGCTACAACGAAGTCGACCGTGGTGTCGGCTTTGCCAACATGACCGATCTGCAGCGCGTGCTGCGCTCGGACGGCGCCACCGGCGTGCGGCTGAAGCTGCATGACATGGACCGCTCGCTGGAAGTGGGGGTGGACCTGGCGCAGAACCTGGGTGGTGCCTATCGGGTGAGCGACTGGACCCAGCAGAACGCCAACCTCTACCACTCGCTGCGGATGGAAAAAGTGGTGATGGGCATCCTGCTGTCACTGATCATCGCCATGGGCGCGTTCAACCTGGTGTCCTCGCAGGTGATGCTGGTGACCGACAAGCAGGCCGACATCGCGATCCTGCGCACGCTCGGCCTGACCCCGGGCGGAGTGATGCAGGTGTTCATGGTGCAGGGCTCGCTGATCGGCATCTTCGGCACGCTGGCCGGCCTGATCGGTGGCATCACCCTGACCCTCAACCTGGAACGCATCCTCGGCGCCATCGAGTCGGTGTTCAACGTCAAGCTGCTGCCGGAGGATGTCTACTACATCACCGGCCTGCCGACCGACATGCAGACCGGCGACATCGTGGTGATCACCCTGGTCGCGCTGCTGATGAGCTTCCTGGCCACCCTGTATCCCGCCTGGCGGGCAGCACGCACCCAGCCGGCGGAGGCCCTGCGCTATGAATAAGGTCGTCAACCGCGGCGATGAGGTGATCCGTGCCGAAGCGTTGGGCAAGACCTACGCCGAAGGCCGCATGCAGACGCCGGTGTTCGACCGGCTGGACCTGACCGTGAACGCCGGCGAGACAGTGGCCATCATCGGTGCCTCCGGCGCCGGCAAGAGCACGCTGCTGCACCTGCTGGGTGGCCTCGACATCCCCACCGCCGGCGAGGTGTATGTCACCGGCCAGCGCATGTCGGCCCTGTCCGACACCGCGCGTGGCCTGCTGCGCAACCAGGCGTTGGGCTTCGTCTACCAGTTCCATCACCTGCTGCCGGAATTCACCGCACTGGAAAACGTGATGATGCCGGTGATGCTGGCCGGCACCGCAGTGGCGGACGCCAGCAGCCGCGCCACCGCGCTGCTGGAGGCGGTGGGCCTTGGCCACCGGCTGGACCACAAGCCCGGCGAGCTGTCCGGTGGCGAGCGCCAGCGTGCG from Stenotrophomonas sp. 704A1 includes these protein-coding regions:
- a CDS encoding lipoprotein-releasing ABC transporter permease subunit, whose protein sequence is MFKPIPVAIGLRYLRAKRRNGFISFISMASILGIALGVTVLITTLAVMSGFQKEIRGRLLQMTAHTTISRDGEPMPDWMRVVDVANKDPRVAGAAPYIEIQSMVSGPRVQGAIIQGIDPALEPNVSVINKKVTKGSYDSLTPGSFNLLLGKELAIWLGVDVGDQVLVTFAEVQGTPAGAVPRMKRFTVSGIFEAGYNEVDRGVGFANMTDLQRVLRSDGATGVRLKLHDMDRSLEVGVDLAQNLGGAYRVSDWTQQNANLYHSLRMEKVVMGILLSLIIAMGAFNLVSSQVMLVTDKQADIAILRTLGLTPGGVMQVFMVQGSLIGIFGTLAGLIGGITLTLNLERILGAIESVFNVKLLPEDVYYITGLPTDMQTGDIVVITLVALLMSFLATLYPAWRAARTQPAEALRYE
- the lolD gene encoding lipoprotein-releasing ABC transporter ATP-binding protein LolD — translated: MNKVVNRGDEVIRAEALGKTYAEGRMQTPVFDRLDLTVNAGETVAIIGASGAGKSTLLHLLGGLDIPTAGEVYVTGQRMSALSDTARGLLRNQALGFVYQFHHLLPEFTALENVMMPVMLAGTAVADASSRATALLEAVGLGHRLDHKPGELSGGERQRAAVARALVNHPACVLGDEPTGNLDDRTAATVFELMLELNRARHTSLVLVTHDRSLARRLDRVLELREGRLHALAHADV